The Geomonas ferrireducens genome includes a window with the following:
- a CDS encoding TSUP family transporter has product MIELSPILFPILFLTGAVAGLIDSIAGGGGLITIPVLLGLGLPPQTALGTNKLQASFGSCSAMFHFVRAGTVNLRDALPGVIWTAVGAILGSYTVQQIDPGFLKKCIPFLLLAILCYTIFTPRLGAEEVHPRLPRRLFYGIAGLGLGFYDGFLGPGTGSFWVIAIMLGLGFDMRKGTGYTKLFNFVSNIVSLVVFVAGGHVLLGAGLLMGAGQAAGARVGAKLVIHKGTRFVRPVFICSVLAVTAKLFWDSYR; this is encoded by the coding sequence ATGATCGAGCTCTCCCCGATCCTTTTCCCCATTCTTTTTCTCACCGGCGCGGTTGCCGGACTGATCGACTCCATCGCCGGAGGAGGCGGGCTGATCACCATTCCGGTGCTTCTCGGCCTGGGACTTCCCCCGCAGACGGCACTCGGGACTAACAAGCTGCAGGCGTCCTTTGGTTCCTGCAGCGCCATGTTCCACTTCGTCCGGGCGGGAACGGTCAACCTGCGCGACGCGCTTCCCGGCGTCATCTGGACCGCCGTGGGTGCCATCCTTGGCTCCTACACGGTGCAGCAGATCGACCCCGGATTTCTGAAGAAGTGCATCCCGTTCCTGCTTCTCGCGATTCTCTGCTACACCATCTTCACGCCGAGGCTCGGCGCCGAAGAGGTGCACCCGCGCCTGCCGCGCCGGCTCTTCTACGGCATTGCAGGCCTGGGGCTGGGCTTCTACGACGGCTTCCTCGGACCGGGCACCGGCTCGTTCTGGGTGATCGCCATCATGCTGGGTCTCGGCTTCGACATGCGCAAGGGGACCGGGTACACCAAGCTCTTCAACTTCGTGAGCAACATCGTCTCGCTGGTGGTGTTCGTGGCTGGGGGGCACGTGCTTTTGGGGGCGGGGCTTCTCATGGGGGCGGGGCAGGCGGCGGGGGCCAGGGTCGGTGCGAAGCTCGTGATCCACAAGGGGACCAGGTTCGTCAGGCCGGTGTTCATCTGCTCGGTGCTTGCGGTGACGGCGAAGCTTTTTTGGGACAGCTACCGGTAA
- the gmhB gene encoding D-glycero-beta-D-manno-heptose 1,7-bisphosphate 7-phosphatase, producing the protein MGKHRAVFLDRDGTINEEVQYLSRVEDFRLIPGVPYALQRLKDAGFLLVVVTNQSGIGRGLYDEAALHAIHDKMHEELGSFGITIEACYFCPHHPEHALGDYRVDCSCRKPLPGMLQQAALDLDIDLSSSYMIGDKLGDIEAGLNAGCTSLMVQTGYGAADSARLPDGVLAYPGLQEAVEAIYEREGKGKRPGR; encoded by the coding sequence ATGGGCAAGCATCGGGCGGTTTTTCTCGACAGGGACGGGACCATCAACGAAGAGGTGCAGTATCTAAGCCGTGTGGAGGATTTCCGCCTCATCCCGGGGGTCCCCTATGCGCTGCAGCGCCTGAAAGACGCCGGCTTTCTCCTGGTCGTCGTCACGAACCAGTCCGGCATCGGACGCGGGCTCTACGACGAGGCGGCGCTGCACGCGATCCACGACAAGATGCACGAGGAACTCGGCAGCTTTGGCATCACCATCGAGGCATGCTACTTCTGCCCGCATCACCCCGAACATGCGCTCGGCGACTACCGCGTTGACTGCAGTTGCCGAAAGCCCCTCCCGGGTATGCTGCAGCAGGCCGCGCTCGACCTGGATATCGACCTCTCAAGCTCCTACATGATCGGGGACAAGCTGGGAGACATCGAGGCCGGGCTTAACGCCGGGTGCACCTCCCTCATGGTGCAGACAGGGTACGGCGCCGCAGACTCCGCCAGGCTCCCGGACGGGGTGCTCGCTTACCCGGGCCTGCAGGAAGCGGTCGAGGCGATCTACGAGCGGGAGGGGAAGGGGAAACGCCCCGGGCGCTAA
- the gmhA gene encoding D-sedoheptulose 7-phosphate isomerase, with the protein MKDEIRAQLQAHNQVMTALERDLTPAIESAVSLLTEALKDGRKLIVMGNGGSAADAQHFVAEIVGRFKLERRALPAIALSTDTSILTAVGNDYGFEQIFARQVEAHARPGDVVVGISTSGNSPNVQIALEAAHRLGCRTVALLGKDGGSIKTVAELSLIVPSNDTPRIQEGHITMIHIICDLVERGLFL; encoded by the coding sequence ATGAAAGACGAGATCAGGGCCCAGCTCCAGGCCCACAACCAGGTCATGACGGCGCTCGAAAGGGACCTTACTCCCGCCATAGAGAGCGCCGTTTCCCTTTTGACTGAGGCTTTGAAGGATGGGCGCAAGCTCATCGTCATGGGCAACGGCGGCTCCGCTGCGGATGCCCAGCATTTCGTCGCCGAGATAGTCGGGCGTTTCAAGCTCGAGCGCCGCGCGCTTCCCGCCATAGCCCTCAGCACCGACACCTCGATCCTCACCGCGGTCGGCAACGACTACGGCTTCGAACAGATCTTCGCCCGTCAGGTCGAGGCGCATGCGCGTCCAGGGGACGTCGTCGTCGGCATTTCCACGAGCGGCAATTCACCGAACGTGCAGATCGCCCTTGAGGCTGCGCACCGCCTTGGGTGCCGGACCGTGGCGCTTCTGGGCAAGGATGGCGGCAGCATCAAGACGGTCGCCGAACTCTCCCTGATCGTCCCAAGCAACGACACGCCCCGCATCCAGGAGGGGCACATCACCATGATCCACATCATCTGCGACCTCGTTGAGCGCGGGTTGTTTCTTTAA
- a CDS encoding glycosyltransferase family 2 protein — protein sequence MTDAIVDVIIPVWNRPEETRNCLVNLINHTPNARFIIVDCGSERDTERMLQEFADALDDRALLMRDDSNIGFVRAANRGFESSEAPFLALMRSTSIVKKGWFEPLLQFAHTHADAGIMLPCLDPGDPCDLPREVVSGSFAAMAVRRELYRKIGGFDEGMDGGAWCLKDFTMRACAEGFRTVQVPGPTVSHYDEAPLGSLQRRHETLLRSISLFKERWGEGGNFLVYVPKGVEASLLEQKLELLVEGARHGDCYTVLLPFALHQQVRQQGLAALHESVKLVPLPRIALDGMKRRLYEKLLAASPGTKPVIAVDGLALPWSEQYLSFSQLAERIKSRAH from the coding sequence ATGACCGACGCTATCGTAGACGTCATCATACCCGTTTGGAACCGGCCCGAAGAGACTCGAAACTGCCTGGTCAACCTGATCAACCACACACCGAACGCCCGCTTCATCATCGTGGATTGCGGCTCAGAGCGCGACACCGAGAGGATGTTGCAGGAGTTTGCCGACGCTCTGGACGACCGCGCCCTTTTGATGCGCGACGACAGCAACATCGGGTTCGTGCGTGCCGCAAACCGCGGTTTTGAGAGTTCCGAGGCGCCGTTTCTGGCCCTGATGCGCAGCACCAGCATAGTAAAAAAGGGATGGTTCGAACCGCTTTTGCAGTTCGCCCACACCCATGCCGATGCAGGGATAATGCTTCCCTGTCTTGACCCGGGTGATCCCTGCGACCTTCCGCGCGAGGTGGTCAGCGGTTCATTCGCCGCCATGGCCGTGCGCCGCGAGCTCTACCGCAAGATCGGAGGGTTCGACGAGGGGATGGACGGAGGAGCCTGGTGTCTTAAGGACTTCACCATGCGTGCCTGCGCCGAAGGGTTCCGCACCGTGCAGGTCCCCGGTCCCACCGTGAGCCACTATGACGAGGCGCCGCTTGGTTCCCTGCAGCGCCGCCACGAGACCCTGTTGCGGAGCATCTCCCTTTTCAAGGAGCGCTGGGGGGAGGGGGGCAACTTCCTCGTCTACGTCCCTAAGGGGGTCGAGGCTTCGCTTCTCGAGCAGAAGCTCGAACTCCTGGTGGAGGGGGCCCGGCACGGCGACTGCTACACGGTGCTCCTTCCTTTCGCGCTGCACCAGCAGGTCCGGCAGCAGGGGCTTGCCGCGCTGCATGAAAGCGTGAAACTGGTGCCTCTTCCGCGCATCGCACTGGACGGCATGAAGCGCCGCCTTTACGAGAAGCTCCTCGCCGCTTCCCCCGGCACGAAACCGGTGATCGCCGTAGACGGACTTGCCTTGCCGTGGAGCGAGCAGTACCTGTCGTTTTCACAGCTTGCCGAGCGGATCAAATCGCGCGCCCACTAG
- a CDS encoding rod shape-determining protein, with protein sequence MLKIFDALFGMFSNDLAIDLGTANTLVYLKGKGIVVREPSVVAVQKMPSGQQKVLAVGMEAKKMLGRTPGTITAIRPMKDGVIADFDITEEMLRYFIHKVHNRKTLVRPRIVICVPSGITQVEKRAVKESAESAGAREVYLIEEPMAAAIGAGLPITEASGNMIVDIGGGTTEVAVISLAGIVYTKSVRVGGDKMDEAIVQYIKRKYNLLIGDRMAELIKIEIGEAYPGTQLLHMEVKGRDLVSGIPKTTEIDSNEIREALSEPVTAIVDAVRNCLERTPPELAADLVDKGIVLAGGGALLRNLDVLLREETGLPVVTAEDPLSCVVLGSGKVLDELALLRNVAVSS encoded by the coding sequence ATGCTCAAGATTTTCGATGCCCTTTTCGGCATGTTTTCTAACGACCTCGCCATCGACCTCGGCACGGCCAACACCCTCGTTTACTTGAAGGGTAAGGGGATCGTAGTGCGCGAACCGTCCGTGGTTGCGGTCCAGAAGATGCCAAGCGGCCAGCAGAAGGTGCTTGCCGTAGGGATGGAGGCAAAGAAGATGTTGGGGCGTACCCCCGGCACCATCACGGCCATCAGGCCGATGAAGGACGGGGTCATCGCCGACTTCGACATCACAGAAGAGATGCTGCGTTACTTCATTCATAAGGTGCACAACAGGAAAACCCTGGTGCGCCCGAGGATCGTCATCTGCGTCCCCTCCGGCATCACCCAGGTGGAGAAGCGCGCCGTCAAGGAGAGCGCCGAGTCCGCCGGTGCCCGCGAGGTGTACCTGATCGAGGAGCCGATGGCGGCCGCGATCGGTGCGGGGCTCCCGATCACCGAGGCGTCCGGCAACATGATTGTCGATATCGGGGGGGGCACCACCGAGGTGGCCGTGATCTCACTGGCCGGCATCGTCTACACGAAGAGCGTCCGCGTAGGCGGCGATAAGATGGACGAGGCGATCGTCCAGTACATCAAGCGCAAGTACAACCTCTTAATCGGCGACCGTATGGCCGAGCTGATCAAGATCGAGATCGGCGAGGCATACCCGGGGACCCAACTTTTGCACATGGAGGTCAAGGGGCGCGACCTCGTCTCCGGCATCCCCAAGACCACCGAGATCGACTCCAACGAGATCCGCGAGGCCCTCTCCGAGCCGGTCACCGCCATCGTGGACGCGGTGCGCAACTGCCTCGAGCGGACCCCGCCCGAGCTTGCGGCCGACCTCGTCGACAAGGGGATCGTGCTGGCCGGCGGTGGCGCTCTGTTGAGAAATCTGGACGTCCTTTTGCGCGAAGAAACCGGTCTGCCGGTGGTCACCGCCGAAGACCCGCTTTCCTGCGTCGTGCTCGGCTCCGGCAAGGTGCTCGACGAGCTCGCACTGCTTCGCAACGTCGCCGTCAGTTCCTAG
- a CDS encoding peptidylprolyl isomerase has protein sequence MLGVMRKYKQSIVIKIVFVVIVLSFIGTIFLVWGKGGDGQRGGKSYAASVNGTKISLDEFQKSYYRTRGLYEQIYGKTLTPEMEKQMGIKKLTIDTLIDNVLIFDEAKKMGVKVNKDEVAAEIAKIPAFQNNGAFDFNLYQQTLKANRLTPKEFEEAQEQEMLLAKARNKVKMGATVTDAEVKDAFKKQNDKVDLAYVSFSPADVKGGIKLTDQELTTYLQDHQNEFKTPEQVSVAYTLVNPAQAAGKATVTPEEAQTYYQKNIDRYQGKGGILPFSEVKDQATADAQKQKAAKEAYEKAAEAANKFKTTGDINAAAAALGSKVEKTALFTAKAPAAALAGENEVIARSFAIKQGELGGPVETAKGIYLIKVLDKKPAAVPPLAQIKSAVEAKAVEAKAAELAKKKAEEALQQLAKGGAAKSTGSFGYAATGAVPTIGTSPELMEAAFTLTAPNQAAKQPFKVGDRWYAVSLKSRTEAPLADLAAKAPGIKAALLPKKQQEVLEKWVKGLRDKAKIDINPLVLQD, from the coding sequence ATGCTAGGCGTAATGAGGAAGTATAAGCAGTCGATCGTCATCAAGATCGTCTTTGTTGTCATCGTTCTCTCTTTCATAGGAACCATCTTCCTGGTCTGGGGCAAAGGTGGCGACGGTCAGCGTGGCGGCAAAAGTTATGCGGCGTCCGTCAACGGCACGAAGATCAGCCTGGACGAGTTCCAGAAGAGTTACTACCGCACCCGCGGCCTCTATGAGCAGATCTACGGGAAGACCCTCACCCCCGAGATGGAAAAACAGATGGGGATCAAGAAGCTCACCATCGACACCCTTATCGACAACGTGCTCATCTTCGACGAAGCGAAGAAAATGGGCGTGAAGGTAAACAAGGACGAGGTCGCGGCCGAGATCGCCAAGATCCCCGCCTTCCAGAACAACGGCGCTTTCGACTTCAACCTCTACCAGCAGACCCTCAAGGCGAACCGGCTCACCCCGAAGGAATTCGAGGAGGCCCAGGAGCAGGAGATGCTGCTTGCGAAGGCGCGCAACAAGGTGAAGATGGGTGCCACGGTTACCGACGCCGAAGTGAAGGACGCCTTCAAGAAACAAAACGACAAGGTCGACCTCGCCTACGTCTCCTTCTCCCCTGCCGACGTCAAAGGTGGCATCAAGCTGACCGACCAAGAGCTCACCACCTACCTGCAGGATCACCAGAACGAGTTCAAGACCCCGGAGCAGGTCTCCGTGGCCTACACCTTGGTAAACCCGGCCCAGGCAGCAGGCAAGGCGACCGTCACCCCCGAAGAGGCGCAGACCTACTACCAGAAGAACATCGACCGCTACCAGGGTAAGGGCGGCATCCTCCCCTTCTCCGAGGTGAAGGATCAGGCCACCGCGGACGCCCAGAAGCAGAAAGCGGCCAAAGAGGCATACGAGAAAGCGGCCGAGGCGGCGAATAAATTCAAAACTACCGGCGATATCAACGCCGCGGCAGCGGCCCTCGGCAGCAAGGTGGAGAAGACCGCGCTCTTCACCGCCAAGGCCCCGGCGGCAGCACTTGCCGGCGAAAACGAAGTGATCGCCCGCTCCTTCGCCATCAAGCAGGGTGAACTGGGTGGCCCGGTGGAGACCGCGAAAGGGATCTACCTCATCAAGGTACTGGACAAGAAACCGGCTGCCGTCCCCCCGCTGGCGCAGATCAAGTCGGCAGTCGAGGCGAAAGCGGTCGAGGCAAAAGCGGCCGAGCTCGCCAAGAAGAAGGCCGAAGAGGCGCTGCAGCAGCTCGCCAAGGGCGGCGCCGCCAAGTCCACCGGCAGCTTCGGCTACGCCGCGACCGGCGCCGTGCCGACCATCGGCACCTCGCCGGAGCTCATGGAAGCCGCCTTCACGCTCACCGCTCCGAACCAGGCGGCGAAGCAGCCCTTCAAGGTCGGTGACCGCTGGTACGCGGTGAGCCTCAAGTCCCGCACCGAGGCGCCTCTTGCCGACCTCGCCGCCAAGGCCCCCGGCATCAAGGCCGCCCTCCTTCCGAAGAAGCAGCAGGAGGTGCTCGAGAAGTGGGTGAAGGGGCTGCGTGACAAGGCCAAGATCGACATCAACCCGCTTGTGCTGCAGGACTAA
- a CDS encoding phosphoribosylaminoimidazolesuccinocarboxamide synthase, with translation MTTPVLNTDFPGLKLAARGKVRDIYDLGETLLIVTTDRISAFDVIMNEGIPNKGYVLTQISAYWFRQMEGIIKNHIISTDVADFPKECQPYAETLKGRSMWVKKAKPLAAECIVRGYISGSGWKDYQKTGSICGIKLPEGLKESDRLPQPIFTPSTKAELGTHDENISFEEMCNICGKEISEKVRDVTLKIYEKARDLADEKGIIIADTKFEYGIYDGELIIIDECMTPDSSRFWPKESYKPGGPQPSFDKQFLRDYLETLDWGKTAPAPPLPAEIVQKTGEKYMEALVKLTGMKAP, from the coding sequence ATGACTACACCGGTACTCAACACTGACTTCCCCGGCCTGAAGCTTGCCGCACGCGGGAAGGTGCGCGACATCTACGACCTCGGGGAGACGCTGCTCATCGTCACCACCGACAGGATCTCCGCGTTCGACGTCATCATGAACGAAGGGATCCCCAACAAGGGTTACGTGCTGACCCAGATCTCCGCCTACTGGTTCCGCCAAATGGAAGGCATCATCAAGAACCACATCATCTCCACCGATGTGGCCGATTTCCCGAAGGAGTGCCAGCCCTATGCCGAGACCTTGAAAGGCCGCTCCATGTGGGTGAAGAAGGCGAAGCCTTTGGCCGCCGAGTGCATCGTGCGCGGCTACATCTCCGGTTCCGGCTGGAAGGACTACCAAAAGACCGGCTCCATCTGCGGCATCAAGCTCCCCGAGGGGCTTAAGGAAAGCGACCGCCTGCCGCAGCCGATCTTCACCCCCTCCACCAAGGCCGAGCTCGGCACCCACGACGAGAACATCTCCTTCGAAGAGATGTGCAACATCTGCGGGAAAGAGATCTCCGAGAAGGTGCGCGACGTGACGCTCAAGATCTACGAGAAGGCGCGCGACCTGGCCGACGAGAAAGGGATCATCATCGCCGACACCAAGTTCGAGTACGGCATCTACGACGGCGAGCTGATCATCATCGACGAGTGCATGACGCCGGACTCCAGCCGCTTCTGGCCGAAGGAGAGCTACAAGCCGGGCGGCCCGCAGCCATCCTTCGACAAGCAGTTCCTGAGGGACTACCTTGAGACCCTGGACTGGGGCAAGACCGCCCCTGCCCCGCCGCTTCCCGCCGAGATCGTTCAGAAGACCGGTGAGAAGTACATGGAAGCGCTGGTAAAGCTGACCGGGATGAAGGCGCCCTAG
- a CDS encoding YtxH domain-containing protein: MADRDNKVMVGALMLLAGGIIGAGVALLYAPQSGQKTRKDISRYAKKARRKGEEALEAVEDFTEQVTDMAEAMGDRAAEILDRGKDMAYGAKKNLLKALEDGEARLTKERARLAKMIG; the protein is encoded by the coding sequence ATGGCCGATCGGGATAACAAGGTGATGGTTGGAGCGCTCATGCTCTTGGCAGGCGGCATCATCGGCGCGGGGGTCGCGCTTTTGTACGCGCCGCAAAGCGGCCAGAAAACCCGCAAGGACATCTCCCGCTACGCGAAGAAGGCGCGGCGCAAAGGGGAGGAGGCGCTGGAGGCGGTTGAGGATTTCACCGAGCAGGTGACCGATATGGCCGAGGCGATGGGCGATCGCGCGGCAGAGATCCTCGACCGCGGCAAGGACATGGCCTACGGCGCCAAGAAGAACCTTCTGAAAGCCCTGGAGGACGGGGAGGCGCGTCTTACCAAGGAGAGGGCACGCCTGGCGAAGATGATCGGGTAG
- a CDS encoding NAD(P)-binding domain-containing protein gives MDQKYDVLIVGGGPGGVAAAYLCHKHGLTHMLIESGKAIFQGIANTYPEGKNVYPSKPKENPEPFLVEELRPPDKPVTVEKYIQYVQHFVQHEGLNVLTETQFENIEDGRDYLKVHTSRGTFQTKKVLLAFGSSIPKELSVYGDAKMVAKTLDDPKKYIGKRTLVIGGGNSAADVIISILKEKRSANDKEPVYWAHVAETFDVNKETAQRLGEEILLGGNIRLLPGATPRIGEVDDEGVDRLVIRISEDKIAGGIERYHAMSFPMKNVIACIGSQGPTTIYDKIGVQTIACAEGVCQVAKEGDRLLLLTADFESTRKGVYVIGGAISPSYMRISKGAIQEERHPNLIYTAVNDAHHVIEAVVKKLKK, from the coding sequence ATGGATCAAAAATATGATGTGCTTATCGTCGGTGGCGGCCCCGGTGGCGTAGCTGCGGCTTACCTCTGCCACAAGCATGGTCTCACGCACATGCTGATCGAGTCCGGCAAGGCGATCTTCCAGGGAATCGCCAACACCTACCCCGAAGGAAAGAACGTCTACCCGTCCAAACCCAAGGAAAACCCCGAGCCGTTCCTGGTGGAGGAGCTCCGCCCACCCGACAAGCCGGTGACCGTGGAGAAGTACATCCAGTACGTGCAGCACTTCGTCCAGCACGAGGGGTTGAACGTGCTTACCGAGACCCAGTTCGAGAACATCGAGGACGGGCGCGATTACCTAAAGGTGCATACCTCGCGCGGCACCTTCCAGACTAAAAAGGTGCTCCTTGCCTTCGGCAGCTCCATCCCGAAGGAGCTCTCGGTGTACGGCGACGCGAAGATGGTGGCAAAGACCCTCGACGACCCGAAGAAGTACATCGGCAAGCGCACCCTGGTGATCGGAGGGGGCAACTCGGCGGCCGACGTGATCATCTCCATCCTAAAGGAGAAGAGGAGCGCGAACGACAAGGAGCCGGTCTACTGGGCGCACGTAGCGGAAACCTTCGACGTGAACAAGGAGACCGCACAGCGTCTGGGTGAAGAGATCCTTCTGGGGGGGAACATAAGGCTTTTGCCGGGGGCCACGCCGAGGATCGGCGAGGTGGACGACGAGGGGGTCGACCGGCTGGTGATCAGGATCAGCGAAGACAAGATCGCAGGCGGAATCGAGCGCTACCACGCCATGAGTTTCCCGATGAAGAACGTCATCGCCTGCATCGGTAGCCAGGGCCCCACCACCATCTACGATAAGATCGGGGTGCAGACGATCGCCTGCGCCGAGGGGGTCTGCCAGGTCGCCAAGGAAGGTGACCGGCTGCTGCTGCTCACCGCCGACTTCGAGTCGACCAGAAAAGGGGTCTACGTGATCGGCGGTGCGATCTCCCCTTCCTACATGCGCATCAGCAAGGGGGCCATTCAGGAGGAGCGCCACCCGAACCTGATCTACACCGCCGTGAACGACGCCCATCACGTCATCGAAGCGGTCGTCAAGAAGCTGAAGAAATAG
- a CDS encoding tetratricopeptide repeat protein has protein sequence MATNFDEALANGIAHMESGEYDQAIESFKGCIAVEPDNAEGYFYLGEAYSESGRNDDAIAALKKGLEFAPQDLDGLTALGDVYFESGKHKDALACYRKVTELKPVECDGYVSMGLVYNAMERADDALKSFEKALELDPNNVFALNALGDLYYGLGENEKAIASYHKGIEIDPNDATARFNLGELYYDMDELEAAERETLEAIRLDPEFTMSYLTLGNICIDQDRTAEAIKHFENYLKREHSPQAREMIAEVKAVVEGLREELK, from the coding sequence ATGGCAACGAATTTTGACGAGGCGCTGGCGAACGGAATAGCCCACATGGAGTCCGGCGAGTACGACCAGGCCATTGAGTCCTTCAAGGGGTGCATCGCCGTAGAACCGGACAACGCCGAAGGGTACTTCTACCTTGGCGAGGCATATTCCGAGTCAGGGCGCAACGATGATGCGATCGCCGCGCTGAAAAAGGGCCTCGAGTTCGCCCCGCAGGACCTGGACGGTCTCACCGCCCTGGGCGACGTTTATTTCGAGTCCGGCAAGCACAAGGACGCGCTTGCCTGCTACCGCAAGGTGACCGAACTGAAGCCGGTGGAGTGCGACGGCTACGTCAGCATGGGGCTTGTCTACAACGCTATGGAGCGCGCCGATGACGCGCTGAAGTCCTTTGAGAAGGCGCTCGAACTCGACCCGAACAACGTCTTCGCGCTCAACGCGCTGGGGGATCTTTATTACGGGCTGGGCGAGAACGAAAAGGCGATCGCCTCCTACCACAAAGGGATCGAGATCGACCCCAACGACGCCACGGCCCGCTTCAACCTGGGCGAGCTCTACTACGACATGGACGAGCTCGAGGCCGCCGAGCGCGAGACCTTGGAGGCGATCCGTCTCGATCCCGAGTTCACCATGAGCTACCTGACCCTTGGGAACATCTGCATCGACCAGGACCGCACCGCCGAGGCGATCAAGCACTTCGAGAACTACCTTAAGAGGGAACACTCGCCGCAGGCACGCGAGATGATCGCTGAGGTGAAGGCTGTGGTGGAGGGGCTTCGGGAGGAGCTTAAGTAG